In the Mauremys mutica isolate MM-2020 ecotype Southern chromosome 13, ASM2049712v1, whole genome shotgun sequence genome, one interval contains:
- the LOC123348828 gene encoding olfactory receptor 14A16-like — MSNQTTLTEFLLLGFSDIRELQILHFVVFLVIYLAALIGNLLIITAVALNPHLQTPMFFFLVNLSILDFGSISVTIPKSMANSLMNTGVISYPGCVTQVFLFLLFAATDLALLTIMAYDRYVAICQPLHYERVMNRRACVQMAASAWITSIVYSALHTGNTFRLPFCQSNDINQFFCEIPQLLRITCSDSYLSEVGLLAFSVFLSLSCFVFIIVSYVHIFKTVLRIPSEQGRHKAFSTCLPHLTVVSLLLFTGMFAYLKPTSSSASGLDLVVGVLYSLVPPVMNPIIYSMRNKEIKAALKKLIVWRLFTKS, encoded by the coding sequence atgtccaaccaaaccaccctgaccgagttccttctcctgggattctctgacattcgggagctgcagattttgcacttcgTGGTATTCCTGGTGATTTACCTGGCAGCCCTGATTGGGAATCTTCTCATTATCACAGCCGTAGCCCTCAACCCCCATCTTCAAACCCCCATGTTCTTCTTCCTGGTGAATCTATCCATCCTAGACTTTGGCTCCATCTCCGTtaccatccccaaatccatggccaattcCCTCATGAACACCGGGGTGATTTCTTATCCCGGATGTGTCACCCaagtctttctctttctcctcttcgCTGCAACTGATCTTGCCTtactcaccatcatggcatatgaccgatatgttgccatctgccaaccactgcactatgagagagtgatgaacaggagagcttgtgtccaaatggcagccagtgcctggattacTAGTATTGTCTACTCTGCCCTGCACACTGGCAACACCTTCAGGTTACCATTCTGCCAGTCCAATGACATcaaccagttcttctgtgaaattccCCAACTACTCAGGATCACCTGCTCTGACTCATACCTCAGTGAAGTTGGGCTTCTTGCCTTTAGTGTGTTTTTAAGTTTAAGCTGCTTTGTTTTCATTATTGTGTCTTATGTTCACATCTTCAAAACTGTGCTGAGAATTCcgtctgagcagggccggcataaagccttctccacctgcctgcctcacctcactgtggtctctttgttgcttttcactGGCATgtttgcctacctgaaacccacctccagctcagcatCAGGTCTGGACCTTGTGGTGGGTGTTCTCTATTCCCTGGTGCCTCCAGTGATGAAtccgatcatctacagcatgaggaacaaggagatcaaagctgcATTGAAGAAACTGATTGTGTGGCGGTTATTCACCAAGAGTTAA